A region from the Lolium perenne isolate Kyuss_39 chromosome 4, Kyuss_2.0, whole genome shotgun sequence genome encodes:
- the LOC127293457 gene encoding serine/arginine-rich SC35-like splicing factor SCL33, whose protein sequence is MRRYSPPYHSPPRRGYGGRGRSPPRRGYGGRREQCSGSLLVRNIPLSCRPDDLRVPFERFGPVRDVYLPKDYYSKQPRGFAFVEFVDPYDASEAQYHMNRQVLFGREITVVVAAESRKRPDDMINRARVRGYSGERERRHSRYGRSRSRSRSYSPRYRGRPRSRSYSPASRRRDDYSASPPRSHHTQSPRRQPEGHEDDKRRSYSPAGRGGGQHDGKRSPPLDSDGSPPRRRSRRQSSKSPAGSRSRSPDASPARSD, encoded by the exons ATGAGGAGGTACAGTCCCCCGTATCATAGTCCCCCGAGGAGGGGATATGGCGGCAGAGGAAGAAGTCCCCCTAGGAGAGGATATGGAGGACGGAGGGAGCAGTGTTCGGGAAGCCTCTTGGTCCGCAACATCCCATTAAGCTGCAG GCCTGATGATCTTCGAGTTCCTTTTGAAAGGTTTGGTCCTGTCCGGGATGTGTACCTGCCAAAGGATTATTACTCCAA GCAGCCCCGAGGGTTTGCATTTGTGGAGTTCGTTGACCCTTATGATGCCTCTGAGGCCCAATATCACATGAATCGCCAAGTACTTTTTGGCCGAGAGATAACTGTCGTTGTTGCTGCCGAGTCACGGAAAAGGCCAGATGATATGATTAACAGAGCTAGAGTCAG GGGGTATTCTGGTGAACGTGAAAGGCGGCATTCTCGTTATG GGAGGTCTCGTTCCCGGTCACGCTCTTACTCTCCTCGCTATCGTGGCCGTCCTCGGTCAAG GTCGTACTCTCCTGCATCAAGACGCCGAGATGACTACTCTGCTTCTCCACCAAGATCACATCACACACAATCTCCCAGGCGTCAGCCAGAAGGGCATGAAGACGACAAGCGGAGGTCCTAttcacctgccggtagaggtgGTGGCCAGCATGATGGAAA GAGGTCGCCACCACTGGACAGTGACGGATCACCTCCACGCCGTAGGTCGCGCAGGCAATCCTCAAAATCACCTGCGGGGTCACGCTCAAGGTCCCCTGATGCTTCCCCTGCCCGCAGCGACTGA